The Terriglobus roseus sequence GCGGTTCCTGCGCGCGCCCAGGCGACTGTGGGTTCGCAGGGTCCTCCTCCGGAGCATGCCAAGTTCACCGCAGCGCAGATTGATGCGGGCGGCAGCCTCTTCTTACAGAACTGCGCCTTTTGCCACGGCAAGGACGCGGGCGGCGGTGAGAGCGGCCCGGACCTGACACGGTCCAAGGTTGTCAGCGGCGATAAGAACGGCGAGGGCATCGGAGCGGTTGTCCGCAACGGCCGACCCGACAAGGGCATGCCGCGCTTCAGCCTTCCGGACACCGAAATCGTAGAACTGGTGGCCTTCATCCACTCGCAACAGGACAAAGCGATGTCGCAGACGGGCGTTCGTAAGGGCGTCGAAGATTCCGATCTGCTGACCGGCAATGTTGCGGCGGGTAAGAAGTACTTTGAGACGACCGGCGGCTGCGTCAGCTGCCACTCTGCCACGGGTGACCTGGCGGGCGTGGCGAAAAAGTATACGGGCCTTCGCCTTGAAGAAGAGATGCTCTCGCCCCGCGACGCCAAGACCAAGGTGACGGTGAAGACGCGCACCGGCGTGACGCTGACCGGCGTAGAGACTTACAAAGATGAGTTTGTCCTCGGTATGACGGACAGCTTCGGCGTGTATCACTCATGGCCCGTGACGGCTGTGACTTACAAGGAAGACAGCCCGGTCGACGCACATGTCGCGCTCTTCAGTAAGTACACCGACGAAGACATTCACAATCTCTACGCGTACATCAACACGCTGAAGTAACGGACTTGCTACCACCGATGAAAGCCGGGTTTCCTTCTATGAGTCTCCTGCACACTGTGCGCGCGTTTGCTCTTGCAGCCGTTGCCGTAACTTCCGTTGGCGCGTCGGCACAAGGCGTAACGGATGCCATCCTGAAGAACCCTCCGCGCGATAGCTGGCCTGGATATCACGGTGACTACACCGGCCAGCGTCACAGCCCGCTGACGGAGATCACGCCCGCGAATGTCTCGCAGATGTCGCTCGCCTGGACATTTCAGAGCGGACTGGGTGGCGGCGGCAATACCTTTAAGGCCACGCCGATTCTTGTGGACGGCATTCTGTACTTCACCATGCCCGATCACGTGTGGGCCGTGGATGCACGCACCGGTCATATGATCTGGCACTATGCCGCGCCACAGAACAAGGCCTTCCACATTGGGCAGCGCGGCGTCAGCATGTTGAAGGACAAGCTTTATTACATGACCAGCGATGCGCACGTGGAAGCGCTGGATGCGAAGACCGGGAAGGTGCTTTGGGATGTGATGGTCGCTGATTCGAACAAGGGTCAGTGGTCCACCATGTCGCCACTGATCGTGGGCAATCACGTCATGGTGGGCGCGTCGGGTGACTTCGATAATCTGCAAGGGTTTCTCCGCGCGCTTGATCCCGATACGGGCAAGACGCAGTGGCAGTGGGACGCGACGCCTCCCGTTGGTACGCCGAAGACCACCAGCGGCGGCAACATCTGGATGACCGGCACTTACGATCCTGAACAGCACCTGATGTTCTGGGGCACGGGTAACCCGACGCCGGTGCTGAACGGCACGGTGCGTCCCGGCGACAACCTGTACACGTGCAGCATCGTCGCGCTGGATCCTGAGACGGGCAAGCTGAAGTGGGCCTTCCAGCCATCGCCTCATGACACGCATGACTGGGATGCTGTCGAGATCCCGGTGCTCGCGGACGTCACCCTCGAGGGCAAACCGCGCAAGGTGCTGATGCAGGCATCGCGTAACGGCTACTTCTTTGTGATTGATCGGGTGACGGGCAAGAGCATCCTCACGACCAACTTCGGTCCGGTGAACTGGACGCTCGGCGTGGACAAGGATGGCCGCCCCATCCCAAATCCGGCGAAGGAGCCTGCGCAGGACGGCCGTCTGATCGCACCGGATGAGAGTGGCATGACCAACTTCCGTTCGCCCAGTTTCGATCCGAAGACAGGACTGTTCATCGTGAGCGCTTCCCCGAGCTACAGCCTCTACTTCGCCAAGCCCGCCGACGGCACCTACGGCTGGGCAGGCGCGGATTACAGCCTGTGGAGCAAGGGTGAGCTGGTCGCCATCGACTACCGTACGGGCAAGCCGCGCTGGACGCACCCGCTTGGCCGCCGCGGCGGTTCGGGCGTGCTGACGACCGCATCCGGCCTCACGTTCTCTGGCGATGCTTCGGGTAACTTCCTCGCGCTGGATACGGCGACTGGTAAGACGTTGTGGCACACCAACTCGGGCGGCAACATTGCGTCGTCACCCATCACTTATGAGCTCGATGGTCACCAGGTCGTGCTGTTGAGCAGCGGCAGTGTCATGTATGCCTTTACCCTGCCGGAGCATCACGCGGCAGCAGCGAAACCAGCGCACTAATAAGTGAGCGCAGTCAGTGAACCCCGGGGGGATGTATGAAGCGTTTTGCGATAGCGGTGACAGCCGGCATGTTAGGCCTGCAGGC is a genomic window containing:
- a CDS encoding c-type cytochrome — its product is MNLLFKTTLAALAISAAASVPFLPGVSAQNATPVPAVPARAQATVGSQGPPPEHAKFTAAQIDAGGSLFLQNCAFCHGKDAGGGESGPDLTRSKVVSGDKNGEGIGAVVRNGRPDKGMPRFSLPDTEIVELVAFIHSQQDKAMSQTGVRKGVEDSDLLTGNVAAGKKYFETTGGCVSCHSATGDLAGVAKKYTGLRLEEEMLSPRDAKTKVTVKTRTGVTLTGVETYKDEFVLGMTDSFGVYHSWPVTAVTYKEDSPVDAHVALFSKYTDEDIHNLYAYINTLK
- a CDS encoding acido-empty-quinoprotein group A, which codes for MSLLHTVRAFALAAVAVTSVGASAQGVTDAILKNPPRDSWPGYHGDYTGQRHSPLTEITPANVSQMSLAWTFQSGLGGGGNTFKATPILVDGILYFTMPDHVWAVDARTGHMIWHYAAPQNKAFHIGQRGVSMLKDKLYYMTSDAHVEALDAKTGKVLWDVMVADSNKGQWSTMSPLIVGNHVMVGASGDFDNLQGFLRALDPDTGKTQWQWDATPPVGTPKTTSGGNIWMTGTYDPEQHLMFWGTGNPTPVLNGTVRPGDNLYTCSIVALDPETGKLKWAFQPSPHDTHDWDAVEIPVLADVTLEGKPRKVLMQASRNGYFFVIDRVTGKSILTTNFGPVNWTLGVDKDGRPIPNPAKEPAQDGRLIAPDESGMTNFRSPSFDPKTGLFIVSASPSYSLYFAKPADGTYGWAGADYSLWSKGELVAIDYRTGKPRWTHPLGRRGGSGVLTTASGLTFSGDASGNFLALDTATGKTLWHTNSGGNIASSPITYELDGHQVVLLSSGSVMYAFTLPEHHAAAAKPAH